In Melopsittacus undulatus isolate bMelUnd1 chromosome 6, bMelUnd1.mat.Z, whole genome shotgun sequence, the following proteins share a genomic window:
- the ZNF639 gene encoding zinc finger protein 639, translating into MNEHPKKRKRKTLHPSRYSDSSGATKYIDNSGIFSDHCYSVCSIKQPDIKFSENRGRFHSPAQSVDTDDDGSPVHAGTSQWSGSHPNAGFHYTDPKKKDKDKGTNNGMCRDLCDSPIFSDSPTDEEKPLDIQTVEISTTEVNAVEVHDIETQTVSPEKLEAEDLEEIPLETCKIFEKNQALNITAQQKWPLLRANSSGLYKCELCEFNSKYFSDLKQHMILKHKTCTDTHVCKVCKESFSSKVQLIEHVKLHEEDPYICKYCDYKTVIFENLSQHIADTHFSDHLYWCEQCDMQFSSSSELYLHFQEHSCDEQYLCQFCEHETNDPEDLHSHVVNEHACRLIELSDSYNNKERGQYSLINKISFDKCKNFFVCQVCGFRSRLHTNVNRHVAIEHTKIFPHVCDDCGKGFSGMLEYCKHLSTHLSEGIYLCQYCEYSTGQIEDLKTHLDFRHSADLPHKCTDCLMRFGNEKDLLSHLQIHETV; encoded by the exons ATGAATGAACATcctaaaaagaggaaaaggaagacttTACATCCTTCTCGATATTCAG aTTCTTCCGGTGCAACCAAATACATAGACAACAGTGGCATTTTTTCTGACCACTGCTATAGTGTCTGTTCTATAAAACAGCCAGATATaaagttttctgaaaacagag GTAGATTCCACAGTCCAGCACAGAGTGTAGACACAGATGATGATGGGAGTCCAGTGCATGCTGGGACTTCTCAATGGAGTGGGTCACATCCAAATGCGGGGTTCCACTATACAGACCCTAAAAAGAAGGATAAAG ATAAAGGTACTAATAATGGAATGTGCAGAGACTTATGTGATTCACCTATATTCAGTGACAGCCCTACAGATGAAGAGAAACCTCTAGATATTCAAACTGTAGAAATTTCTACAACAGAAGTGAATGCTGTAGAAGTTCATGATATAGAAACACAAACTGTGTCACCTGAAAAACTAGAAGCTGAAGACCTAGAGGAGATTCCTTTGGAAACCTGTAAAATATTTGAGAAGAACCAGGCTTTGAATATCACAGCTCAACAGAAATGGCCTTTGCTGAGAGCCAACAGCAGTGGCTTATATAAATGTGAGCTCTGTGAGTTTAATAGCAAGTATTTCTCTGATTTAAAGCAGCACATGATCCTAAAGCATAAGACATGTACAGACACTCATGTCTGTAAAGTTTGTAAAGAAAGCTTCTCCAGCAAAGTGCAGCTCATTGAACATGTAAAACTCCATGAGGAGGATCCATACATCTGTAAATACTGTGATTACAAAACAGTGATATTTGAGAATCTGAGTCAGCACATCGCAGACACTCACTTCAGTGATCACCTTTATTGGTGTGAGCAGTGTGACATGCAGTTCTCCTCGAGCAGTGAGTTGTACCTGCACTTCCAGGAGCACAGCTGTGACGAGCAGTATTTGTGTCAGTTCTGTGAGCATGAAACAAATGACCCAGAAGATCTACATAGCCATGTGGTGAATGAACATGCGTGTCGACTGATAGAGTTAAGCGACAGCTATAATAACAAGGAGCGTGGGCAGTACAGCCTCataaacaaaatcagttttgaCAAATGCAAGAACTTCTTTGTATGCCAAGTGTGTGGCTTTAGGAGCAGGCTGCATACCAATGTCAATAGACATGTAGCTATTGAGCACACCAAAATATTCCCTCATGTTTGTGATGACTGTGGGAAGGGCTTTTCAGGTATGTTGGAATATTGCAAGCATTTAAGCACTCATTTATCTGAAGGGATTTATTTGTGTCAATACTGTGAATATTCAACAGGACAGATTGAAGACCTCAAAACGCATTTGGATTTCAGGCATTCAGCAGATTTGCCCCATAAATGTACTGATTGTTTAATGAggtttggaaatgaaaaagatcTCTTAAGTCATCTTCAGATACATGAGACAGTATGA